From the Paenibacillus sp. MMS20-IR301 genome, the window GAACTTGCAGTTCTCAAAAGCGGATTCCGTATGAATCGAAGAGTTCAGGCTGACGCCCTTGAAGTCACATTCGATGAACCGGCAATAGCTGGTGTCGATTTCCTCCATCGAAGTATTCATGAACGTGCATTTCTCGAATGTACAGCTGATCAGCTCACCGTACCGCAAGTCCTGTCCGTCAAAATGCACATGCGAGAATTCGCGGTCTTTGTATTGATACATTGTATTACCTCCGGTGTTTGATAGGGTTATTATAAAACAAAACTTGGCGGCCTTGTCCCGGAATCTTTCTTCCGGGGACAAGGCCGCCACTGAGATCTATATTGAAGCTGGGCTTACGGTAACTCCATTCCTGCAGGAAATAACGGAATGCCCAAATTAATGGAACAATTGTATTTTATACAATAGTTTCCTTACTGAACGGCCAAAAATTCCATTCTATTGTATTACGTACAATGCTTTTCAGGCTAATGAGCATAAAATGCCCAAATCCCAAGAAACGAGTGTACAAAATACAATAGATTCTATTTTCAGAACGATTTAACCGTGATCAGTTGTACAAAGTACAATGGACTCGATTCTCTGCTTCCCCACGATCCTGAACCCAAAATCACAGGTTCAAATGATATAGCAGGTTTAGTCTTTCACCTGTGCTGTTTTCCGGCGGGCTTTGCTCTTCGCATTTTTGGCGGCCAGCTTCTCTTCCTCCAGCCGGGCAAGCTCCGCCAAGCGCCGCTGCTCCCGGAGAAGCTGCTCTGCTGCAGCCTGCTCAGCCTTCACGTTCAATTCCTCGCGGATTTGCGCCTGCAGCTTAGGGTCCTTAACCTGTAAATACTGTTCAAATGCCTCCGGGTACAGGAAGCTTTTCTCACCGGCCACACCGGCAAATCCTACCGTAATCCGCTCTTCCGCATGACTTACAACAGTACCGGTGCCATATTTAATATGCTCTACCTGCGAATGATTTAAGTTCATGTTCTCCCCATCTCTTTACTTAGATATTGGCCTGTGTAGCTCCAGGCAATCCCGGCTACCTCTTCAGGCGTTCCCGTGCAGACAATCTCTCCGCCAGCCGCGCCGCCTTCCGGGCCAAGATCAATAATGTAATCGGCATTCTTGATCAGCTCCAGATTATGCTCAATGACGACAACGGTGTTGCCGGCATCGGTCAGGGAATGCAGCACATCTACCAGCTGGTGCACATCGGCGAAATGCAGTCCCGTCGTCGGCTCATCCAGCACATACAGGGTAGAGCCGGTAGCCGGCTTAAGCAGCTCCGCCGCCAGCTTCACCCGCTGTGCCTCACCGCCGGACAAGGTGGTGGAGGATTGGCCCAGCTTGATATAACCGAGGCCGGCACTGCAGAGGGCTTCGAGCTTTTTGCGGATCTTCGGAATGCTGCTGAAGAACCGGACGGCTTCCTCGGCGGTCAAGTCCAGCACATCGGCAATGCTTTTCCCTTTATAATGTACCTCAAGCGTCTCGCGGCTGTACCTGCGCCCCTTGCAGTTGCTGCACTGCACATACACATCCGGGAGGAAGTGCATCTCCACCTTGATCAGTCCATCCCCCGCGCAAGCTTCACACCGGCCCCCTTTAATATTGAAAGAGAACCGCCCCGGGCCATACGCCCGGACCTTCGCCTCATTCGTCAGCGAGAACAGCGTACGGATATTATCGAATACTCCGGTATAGGTGGCCGGATTGGAACGCGGGGTGCGGCCGATCGGCTTCTGGTCGATATTGATAATCTTGTCGAGATGCTCTAATCCTTCTATGCTCTGATGCTCCCCGGGAATCGTATGCGCCCGGTTCAGCGAAGAAGCCAGCTTCTTATAGAGGATTTCGTTCACCAGACTGGACTTGCCTGAACCGGAAACTCCGGTTATACAGGTGAGCGTCCCTAAGGGAAACGACACCGTAATCCCCTTAAGGTTGTTCGCAGCCGCTCCGGTAATAGTTAAGAGCTTACCTGTCCCGCTGCGCCGCTGCTCCGGGACAGCAATCTGCAGCCGGCGGGACAGGTACTGGCCCGTCAGGGAGCGGGGTTCTGCAATGATAGCTTCAAGCGTCCCCTCCGCCACCACCTCACCGCCGCTGGTTCCGGCATGGGGACCGATATCGACAATCCAGTCCGCCTGGCGGATCGTATCCTCATCATGCTCCACCACGATCAGGGTATTGCCCAGATCGCGCATCTTCTGCAGCGCCGTCAGCAGCCGGTCATTATCCCGCTGATGCAGCCCGATCGAAGGCTCGTCAAGTATATAGAGCACGCCCATCAGGCCTGAACCGAGCTGGGTCGCCAGGCGGATGCGCTGGCTTTCTCCCCCGGACAAGGTCCCGGCCGCTCTGGAGAGCGTCAAATAGTTCAGCCCGACATTAATCAGGAACTGGAGCCGGGCATCAATCTCCTGCAGAATCGTACCGGCAATTCCGGCATGTGTGGAAGTCAGCTTCAATTCTCCAATATACTTTGCAGCGTCTTCAACCGACAAATGGCAGAATTCCGCAATGCTCAAGCCTCCGACCTGCACACCCAGCACGACGGGCGACAGCCGGTCACCGTGGCAATGGGGGCA encodes:
- the uvrA gene encoding excinuclease ABC subunit UvrA — its product is MQQYITVSGARANNLKNISLNIPRNQFVVFTGVSGSGKSSLAFDTLYAEGQMRYVESLSSYARQFLGLMGKPDVDAIDGLSPAIAIEQKTTSNNPRSTVGTVTEIYDYLRLLWSKIGVPHCPSCGRIIQRQSVDQIIEQVMKLPEGTKYEVLAPVIRNKKGGHQHILEQAKLGGYVRARINGAPQLLTDPVSLDKNKKHNIEIVIDRLVAKDIDVQRLADSLEHALSLAGDLVIIRQPVSGEETMYSQNYACPHCEISLPELSPRLFSFNNHEGACSACTGLGSHLKVDPGKIMPDMSRSIHSGGIIANGWNNVKTNSFCKMYYEALGKKYSFDFDTPLQELPPEAMHALLYGTGGEKLEVHHPSDALRKYVKESFEGIVNNLERRYQETPSEEMKKELEEYMSVLPCPHCHGDRLSPVVLGVQVGGLSIAEFCHLSVEDAAKYIGELKLTSTHAGIAGTILQEIDARLQFLINVGLNYLTLSRAAGTLSGGESQRIRLATQLGSGLMGVLYILDEPSIGLHQRDNDRLLTALQKMRDLGNTLIVVEHDEDTIRQADWIVDIGPHAGTSGGEVVAEGTLEAIIAEPRSLTGQYLSRRLQIAVPEQRRSGTGKLLTITGAAANNLKGITVSFPLGTLTCITGVSGSGKSSLVNEILYKKLASSLNRAHTIPGEHQSIEGLEHLDKIINIDQKPIGRTPRSNPATYTGVFDNIRTLFSLTNEAKVRAYGPGRFSFNIKGGRCEACAGDGLIKVEMHFLPDVYVQCSNCKGRRYSRETLEVHYKGKSIADVLDLTAEEAVRFFSSIPKIRKKLEALCSAGLGYIKLGQSSTTLSGGEAQRVKLAAELLKPATGSTLYVLDEPTTGLHFADVHQLVDVLHSLTDAGNTVVVIEHNLELIKNADYIIDLGPEGGAAGGEIVCTGTPEEVAGIAWSYTGQYLSKEMGRT